The genomic stretch AGGAACGCGATTCGCACGAGAACTGTCCGTAGCGTACCCACCGTATTTGGCGATTGCAGTAATTAGAGTATAATTGACATCTATATCGTAAGCACGAACTGACGGACCAGCGAAATCGATCCCCCAACACACGAAAGTGATTAGGCGCCCCAAAGCTGATGAGAGGGATCGAATAAGATGTCGATTGACATATTAGTGGGTTCCAGCCGATTGCAGTTGCATTATATTATGATTATCATCTATGTAGGTGGAGGCAACACCGATTGTTGGCCTCTACTGCGAAAGAGTTTTCGGGTCCAGGCTCTGGTAATTAGAGGGGCCGTTGCGTCCCGCAACACAAGGACGAGATGAGATCATGCGCATCGAACAATTCATCGAGAACGAAGTAAGGTCGAACGGCGTCGTGCTCTTCATGAAAGGAACGCCGCAATTTCCACAGTGCGGATTTTCGAGTCAACTGGTCCAGATTCTCGAATATGTCGGGGTCGCTTACAAGGCGCTCAATGTTTACGACTCGGCCGAACTGCGGGATGGAATCAAGATCTACTCCAACTGGCCCACGATCCCGCAACTCTACGTCAAGGGCGAATTCGTCGGCGGATGCGACATCGTGCGCGAAATGTTCCAGGCCGGTGAGCTTCAGCAGCTTTTTATCAAAAATGGACTTTCCGTCCTTCAGCCTGCGGACTGATAGTTCAATTTTATTGAGGACTGCCGTCAACGGCATCACCAGTGGTGATGTCGTTCATTAGCGACCCCGATGCCGCCCGTTTTGCGAGAATCCGGGCAGATGCGGTGACAAGGAAGTTCGCCAATCCTGGTTGGCGCTGCCACGTCAGACACGTTAGCGCACAGATCGAGACTGGATAGAAGATGCGCCGAATAGTTGTGACGGGGATGGGAGCGGTGTCGCCGCTGGGCTGCGGGGTGGAGACCAATTGGTCGCGCCTGCTCGCCGGGCGGTCCGGCATTCGCACGCTGCCCGAGGCGATAACGGCCGACCTGAGTGCAAAGGTCGGCGGCCAGGTCCCCGACGTCGCGGTGGATCCCGAAGGCGGCTTCGATCCGGATCGCGTGGGCCCGCGCAAGGACCAACGCAAAATGGATCGCTTCATCTTATTTGCGCTCCTGGCGGCGGATGAAGCGATCGCGCAAGCCAATTGGAGGCCGGAGGACGTGCGATCGCGCCAGCGCACCGCAACTGTGATCGCTTCGGGTATCGGCGGATTTCCGGCGATCGCAGACGCAGTCCGCACGACCGACATCAAAGGCATTCGTCGGCTCTCCCCCTTCACAGTGCCGTCGTTTCTCGTCAACCTTGCCGCCGGTCATATTTCCATCCGCTACGGATTCGAGGGCGCGATCGGCGCGCCGGTCACGGCTTGCGCCGCGAGCGTGCAGGCGATCGGCGACGCCGCGCGTCTAATCCGTGCGGGTGAGGCCGACATCGCGATCTGCGGCGGCGCAGAAGCCTGCATTGATCGGGTCAGCCTTGGTGGCTTCGCGGCAGCGCGCGCACTTTCGTCGGGCTTCAACGACATGCCGGAGCGCGCGTCGCGGCCGTTCGACCGCGACCGCGACGGATTCGTAATGGGCGAGGGCGCCGGCGTCGTAGTGATCGAGGCGCTCGATCACGCGCAGGCGCGGGGTGCGGAGCCGATCGCAGAAGTGATCGGCTACGGCACCACATCGGACGCGTTTCACATGACCGCCGGGCGCGAAGACGGGGATGGCGCTAGGCGGGCGATGCAAATGGCCTTGCAGCAGGCGGGAATTTCCGCGCGCGACATCCAGCATCTCAACGCGCACGCGACTTCGACCCCCGTCGGCGATCACGGCGAGCTGGAAGCGATCAAGACCATCTTCGGCACCAATGGCGGCGTCGCCGTCAGCTCAACCAAGTCCGCCACCGGCCATCTGCTTGGCGCCGCCGGCGGCCTGGAGGCAATCTTCGCGATCCTCGCGTTACGCGATCAGATTGCGCCGGAAACGCTCAACCTCGACAATCCCGATCCCTCCTCGGAGGGCATCGATCTGGTCCGCGGCAGCGCCCGCGCGATGAAAATCGATCACGTGCTTTCAAACGGGTTCGGCTTCGGCGGCGTCAACGCGAGCGTGGTGTTGCGCAAGATGTAAGAACGTCAATTCTTGGAAAACGGAGTAGGGGATACATATGCCTCAGCGGTATGAGCGCGGTCACTCGCGCTGCCGGCCGCATGGAACGTGCTCGGGGATCGAGGGCTGGGCTTCCTCTTCGGCCAAGGCATTTCCCCATTTTACGAGGGCCAGCAGGACAGGATAGAGCTGGCGGCCTTTTTCGGTCAGGAGATATTCGTGAACTCGCGCCGACTTCCGCGAAGATACTTTCTTCAGCACCCCAAGGCGGACCATTTTCTTCAGCCTCGCGGCGAGCAGCGGTTTCGACAAGCCCAGCGAAGACTGGATTTCTCCATATCTTCGAAGCCTGAGGAAACACTGATTCAGTATCAGGAGGGTCCAACGGTCCCCGATCACCGACAATGCTTTGCACAGTGACGAGGATTGCCCGGCCAAGGCGTTCCACTTCATCGGCCCTCTCCCTGCGTCGTTGCCTCTCGTTGGAACCGGTCGGCGGCAGCTCTGACTAACCGCTGCCGGGCTTCGGCAGCTTCGGTTCTTGATCTTTTCATCTTGCGGCCCCCCGAGCGGGGCAAGTCCGGGAAGAACAGCCACATCGCTCTTGACTTGTCAGACAATAGTCTATTTTAGATGTCGATTGTACTCCAAATATCAAACACGTCCAGCGAGGATGACGCGGCCAAACCGCGCTCGGCGATAATTAGTGGACCCGACTAAAATGCGTGGGCAGGATGTGTTCAGGTGTCCTGCAGGAGACTACTCATGAGAAGGTCGAGAGAGGAAACGGCGGAGACGCGACGGAACATCGTGAAGACCGCCGGAATTCGTTTCCGTCAGAACGGGATCTGCGAAACGGGCTTGGCCGATCTGATGGAAAGTGCCGGCCTGACGCACGGCGGGTTCTACCGGCACTTCGACTCGAAGGACCAACTCGTCTCCGAAGCTTCGGCGGGCGCGTTCGCGGCCAAAATCGGCGAGATGCAAGCTTCCGCCTCCACGGCCAGGGGCCGCAAAGCGCTTGAAGCAATCGTCAATGACTATCTTTCGCCTGAGCACAGGAAGGACCGGGCTCACGGATGCCCTCTAGCCGCGCTCGGGAGCGAACTCGCGAGGTCGGACAAGTCGACACGGTCCGCGGCCACCAAAGGGATCCTCAAGATGATCGCCGAAGTCGCCGAACGGATGAAGGATCCGGGCACCGAGCGGGCGAAGAAATCCGCCAGTGTATTCCTCGCGACGATGCTTGGCGCGCTGACGATCTCCAGAATTGTTGCTGATCCGAAGGTCTCGAACGAGATTTTGGCCGCCGCACGCGCCAAATTGTCGTCTTGGGAGTGACGGTTTTTCGGCGCATGGCCCATCACCTGGCCCGACGCGACGGTCTCCCCGTCTGACGGGCATACGCCGGCGACTCGGCATAAGGGCCCGATCTCGACGTTTCGAGGATCTCCGACAAGAAGGTGTCGTCGTGGACGGCGCGCATAAGACCGCACCGACAACTTCGGTCGTCAACGAGTGCAGCAAGCGGAATCCCTATCGCAAATTTGTAGTTTAGCGGGGCGTCGCTGGAGGGGGCGCCAAACCAGTAGTTGACGAGCTTGGAGCCATTTCCTTCACGCTGCGCGGCCGTGGCGACAGAACCGCCAACTGATGCGGGGACGCCGGCATTCCGTAGAGCATGAGCGTCGGCGTCGGTGATCTCTCTCGGACGCCAGCAGAACCCAACACAGCAACCTGGGTCTGCGTGATTGGAAATCCGAATCCTTCGAAAGCCGGACGTTCTTCAGCCTTCGCGTTGATTCCACCAAGCACGACCACTGTTGCGCCGATAATCAAAAAAAGCTTTCTCACGCACACCTCCGTTCAAAGTTTGCGGCGACAGTCCAGCAAGGCGCGAGATCAGTTCGGCTATGCTGCGTCAGAATCCCTTAATATGTCGATCGACATCTAATTCAATCCCTCCTCATCAGATTTGACGCATCACTTTCCTGTGTGGCCATAGATTGCGCTTGTCCGTCCGCGGTTATTATATAGAGGTCAGTGATCATCTAATATAACGGACTGAGCCTTGACAGCCTGAAATGTAACTGATACGGCTCTATTTATGACCGCGAATAGTCGTATGGCGAGTGCTGTCCACATCATGAGTTTCGTCGCTTACGCCGGCGACGAGGGGACGACTTCGGAGGCAATCGCGAAAAGCCTCCAGACCAACCCGGTCGTGGTGCGGAAGATCCTCAAGCTCCTCGAGCAAGAGGGACTGGTCGCTCTTCGCCAAGGCCGCCAAGGCGGCGTCGGTCTCCGACGCGCGGCATCTCGCATTACCGTCGGTCAGATTTACAAGGCGGTTGAAAGCGAGAGCGGAGTTTTTGCGATGCGCGGCCAGGTGCATGAGGGATGCGTGGTGGCCTGTGCGATGAAACGAAGGCTTGGCCCAATCTTCGACGCTGCGAACGACGCCGTTGAGCAGGCTCTCAGCAAAACGAGCTTGGCGGAGCTGGTACGCGGCGTCCGCTAAATTTGCCCCAAAATGTAACCGAGACGGATATGTTTAATCCAAGGAGTGACGACAATGGGTAGACTAGCGGACAAGAATATCCTTATCACTGGCGGGAACAGCGGCATCGGGCTGGCTGCAGCCCAGGAATTCGATCGAGAGGGCGCGCGCGTCGCCATCTGCGGCTTGAAGGAGGGGACGCTGCTGGCGGCTAAGAGGACACTCGGGGCCGGAAGTCTCGCCATTCGCGCGGACGTCAGCAAACTCGCCGACCTCGATACGATGTTCGCCACGATCGAGCGGGAGTTCGGGCACTTGGACGGCATCTTCGCAAATGCAGGTTACAGCGAGTTCCTGCCGTTCGAAGAGGTAACAGAGCATAGCTTCGACAAGGTGATAGGCTCCAATTTCAAAGGGGCTTACTTCACGATTCAAAAGGCCTTGCCGCTGCTCAGGCGAGGCTCATCTGTCATCATCAATGCGTCCGTTGGCGCGCGCAAGGGGTGGCCGACGACCTCGACCGTCTCGACCTGCAAGGCCGCGGTCGTCCACCTCGCGCGAATCCTCAGCGCCGAACTCGTGGACCGCGGGATTCGCGTGAATACCCTAAGCCCAGGCCCGACGGACACGGCGATGTTCGGTCGCTTCGCCGGTGAAGAGCAGGGCGATGCGGTCAAGGGCGTCCTTGCAACCAACAATCCCAGCAAGCGCATGGCTGATCCGTCGGAAATCGCGAAGCTGGCGGTTTACCTCGCGTCCGACGATTCCGCGTACGTCGTCGGGGCAGACTTCCTGATCGACGGCGGGGTCTCGGCCATTTCGCCCGTGGGCGCTTGAGCTTTGTTGCAGAGAGGCCGTTCCCGCTCAGGCAAGGGACGGCATGCACCGCCAATCCCCGTCACGCCAGAAAACTGTCGGCCAAGACGTTTCTGCCGTCTGCGGTCGTGGATTTGAGCTGGAAAATCGTCGGTTACGCGGCTGACGAAGTACGAACAGGACAGGGCAAGGAGATCACATGATGGAGTCCACGGCCGAGCAGAACAGGGCGATTGATACCCAACACGTCGGCGGCTCTGCCTCGCCAGCTGAACTCGATGCCACTCCGACCGGGCGACGTTCTGGCGATCTCTCTTCAGCAACCACTCCGAATCAGGTGCTGGCCATCGTCTCAGTCGGAATGATTCTGGCTAATCTCGATCTCTTCGTTGTGAATGTCGGCCTACCCAACATTGCTCTGGATTTCGGCAATCCCAGCCTTGAGAGACTTTCTTGGATACTTAACGGGTACACGATAGCGTATGCGGTCCTTTTGGTATTTTTTGGACGCTTGTCAGAGCGCTATCCACGCAATTTAAGCTTCCTCGTCGGGATCGGGGCCTTTACCGCAGCATCAGCCGCGTGCGCAGCTGCCACCGATACTGAGATGCTCGTGGGTTTTCATGCCGTGCAGGCGGCAGCCGCCGCGCTCATGACGCCGACATCGCTTGGGCTACTGCTATCCGCTTTCCCCCTGAGGGCCGGAGCGGCGCCGTGCGAACGTGGACCGCTGTCGGCGGCCTTGCGGCGGCGCTCGGGCCGCTCATCGGCGGGGTTCTGGTCACGGCGAGCTGGCGCTGGATCTTCCTCGTCAATCTCCCGCTCGGGCTAATCACCCTGGTCGTTGGTTGGCGAAAACTCCCGAGAGTAGCTGGCCACAACAGTTCACACCCCCATTTCGGGGCAGCGCTACTGGTGACCGCCGGCGTGGCATCCCTGGTTTTCGCGATCGTCAAGGTGAACGACTGGGGTTGGCATTCTCCGGGCATCAGTGCTGCCTGCGCTGCGACGGTCATTTTCCTCGGGTGGTTCGTTGCGCACTGCCTTCGGTCGTTCGACCCTTTTATCGACCCGCACCTGTTCCGCATCCGTCCGTTCACGGGAGCCGCGCTGGCTATCGCTCCGGGTTCGGCGGCCTTTGGCGCGCTTTTGTTGTCGATGGTGTTGTGGGATCAGATGATCTGGGGTTGGTCGGCTCTGAAGATCGGTCTCGCGATGGCGCCCGGCCCGCTGCTGATACCCGTCGTATCGCTTCTATTCTCGCGCCGGCTCATAGCCCGATTCGGCGTCGCCGCGGTTTGCGCCGCGGGGATGATTTCATTCGCTCTCGGACAGGTCTGGTGGTCCGTTGTGCCCGGTCTTGAGCCGAGCTTTCTCGCCGCGACTTTTGGCATGCTTCCGATCGGCCTCGGTGTCGGATTAGCGCTGCCGACCTTGATGGGGGGTTAGTACGTCATCGCTGCCTCCCTCATCGTTCGCGACAGGTTCCGGAGCAATCAACATGATCCGCCAGACTGGAATCGCAATCGGAGTCGCTCTGCTGGTCGCCATCGTCGGCGTGCCTCATGAGGTCGCGGAGTGGGTACAGGCCTTCCGAGTG from Bradyrhizobium sp. Ash2021 encodes the following:
- the grxD gene encoding Grx4 family monothiol glutaredoxin; translated protein: MRIEQFIENEVRSNGVVLFMKGTPQFPQCGFSSQLVQILEYVGVAYKALNVYDSAELRDGIKIYSNWPTIPQLYVKGEFVGGCDIVREMFQAGELQQLFIKNGLSVLQPAD
- a CDS encoding TetR family transcriptional regulator codes for the protein MRRSREETAETRRNIVKTAGIRFRQNGICETGLADLMESAGLTHGGFYRHFDSKDQLVSEASAGAFAAKIGEMQASASTARGRKALEAIVNDYLSPEHRKDRAHGCPLAALGSELARSDKSTRSAATKGILKMIAEVAERMKDPGTERAKKSASVFLATMLGALTISRIVADPKVSNEILAAARAKLSSWE
- the fabF gene encoding beta-ketoacyl-ACP synthase II, yielding MRRIVVTGMGAVSPLGCGVETNWSRLLAGRSGIRTLPEAITADLSAKVGGQVPDVAVDPEGGFDPDRVGPRKDQRKMDRFILFALLAADEAIAQANWRPEDVRSRQRTATVIASGIGGFPAIADAVRTTDIKGIRRLSPFTVPSFLVNLAAGHISIRYGFEGAIGAPVTACAASVQAIGDAARLIRAGEADIAICGGAEACIDRVSLGGFAAARALSSGFNDMPERASRPFDRDRDGFVMGEGAGVVVIEALDHAQARGAEPIAEVIGYGTTSDAFHMTAGREDGDGARRAMQMALQQAGISARDIQHLNAHATSTPVGDHGELEAIKTIFGTNGGVAVSSTKSATGHLLGAAGGLEAIFAILALRDQIAPETLNLDNPDPSSEGIDLVRGSARAMKIDHVLSNGFGFGGVNASVVLRKM
- a CDS encoding Rrf2 family transcriptional regulator, translating into MASAVHIMSFVAYAGDEGTTSEAIAKSLQTNPVVVRKILKLLEQEGLVALRQGRQGGVGLRRAASRITVGQIYKAVESESGVFAMRGQVHEGCVVACAMKRRLGPIFDAANDAVEQALSKTSLAELVRGVR
- a CDS encoding helix-turn-helix domain-containing protein produces the protein MKWNALAGQSSSLCKALSVIGDRWTLLILNQCFLRLRRYGEIQSSLGLSKPLLAARLKKMVRLGVLKKVSSRKSARVHEYLLTEKGRQLYPVLLALVKWGNALAEEEAQPSIPEHVPCGRQRE
- a CDS encoding SDR family oxidoreductase, with the translated sequence MGRLADKNILITGGNSGIGLAAAQEFDREGARVAICGLKEGTLLAAKRTLGAGSLAIRADVSKLADLDTMFATIEREFGHLDGIFANAGYSEFLPFEEVTEHSFDKVIGSNFKGAYFTIQKALPLLRRGSSVIINASVGARKGWPTTSTVSTCKAAVVHLARILSAELVDRGIRVNTLSPGPTDTAMFGRFAGEEQGDAVKGVLATNNPSKRMADPSEIAKLAVYLASDDSAYVVGADFLIDGGVSAISPVGA